One region of Sus scrofa isolate TJ Tabasco breed Duroc chromosome 3, Sscrofa11.1, whole genome shotgun sequence genomic DNA includes:
- the FABP1 gene encoding fatty acid-binding protein, liver, whose amino-acid sequence MNFSGKYQVQSQENFEAFMKAVGLPDELIQKGKDIKGTSEIVQNGKHFKLTITTGSKVVQNEFTLGEECEMETLTGEKVKTVVQLEGDNKLVTTFKGIKSVTELNGDIITSTMTLGDIVFKRISKRI is encoded by the exons ATGAACTTCTCCGGCAAATACCAAGTACAGAGCCAGGAAAACTTTGAGGCCTTCATGAAGGCAGTCG GTCTGCCCGACGAACTCATCCAGAAGGGGAAGGACATCAAGGGGACATCGGAAATCGTGCAGAATGGGAAGCACTTCAAGTTGACCATCACTACCGGGTCCAAGGTCGTCCAGAATGAGTTCACCTTGGGAGAGGAGTGTGAGATGGAGACCCTGACTGGGGAGAAGGTCAAG ACAGTGGTTCAGTTGGAAGGTGACAATAAACTGGTGACAACTTTCAAAGGCATCAAGTCTGTGACTGAACTCAACGGTGACATAATCACCAGT accATGACACTGGGTGACATTGTCTTCAAGAGAATCAGCAAGAGAATTTAG